In Sphingobacteriaceae bacterium, the following proteins share a genomic window:
- a CDS encoding membrane-bound O-acyltransferase family protein, which yields MLFNSLEFLIFFPLVTLLYFLMPHKFRWALLLVASCIFYMFFKIEYILILFFTILIDYFAGILLESEKDPKRKKYYLILSIVSNVGVLAIFKYFNFLNDGLSGLINLTGYSNPIPYLSILLPIGLSFHTFQAMSYTFEVYRGNQKAERNFGIYALYVMFYPQLVAGPIERPQNILPQFYEKKEFNYDDVTNGLKLMLWGFFKKIVIADRLAELVSTVYGSPESYSGTPLIIATVFFTFQIYCDFSGYSDIAIGAARVMGFTLMQNFNRPYISSSVSEFWTRWHISLSTWFKDYLYIPLGGNRVKIPRLYFNLFVVFLISGLWHGANLTYILWGALHGTFLVLALMTKNMRATFTARLQLNHFPRLLRGINVAITFCLVSFAWIFFRAETVQDAFYISSHLFQNIKLQSGGFNMGLDRSQFFIAIASILLLILIEFWYKENLLTAINRQSAVVRWLSYYFIAFIILLFANSSSSQFIYFQF from the coding sequence ATGTTATTTAATTCACTGGAGTTTCTTATTTTCTTTCCTTTAGTAACGCTGCTGTATTTTTTAATGCCGCATAAATTCCGTTGGGCCTTGTTACTTGTTGCCAGTTGCATTTTTTATATGTTCTTTAAGATTGAATATATTCTTATTCTTTTTTTTACCATCCTCATCGATTATTTTGCAGGAATTTTGCTGGAGTCTGAAAAAGATCCTAAGAGAAAAAAATACTACCTCATCTTAAGTATTGTTTCAAATGTGGGTGTACTTGCGATCTTTAAATATTTCAATTTTCTGAATGATGGTTTGAGTGGACTCATAAATCTGACGGGGTACTCCAACCCTATTCCTTACCTCAGTATTTTATTGCCTATCGGACTTTCGTTTCACACATTCCAGGCTATGAGTTATACTTTTGAGGTGTACCGCGGTAATCAAAAAGCTGAACGTAATTTTGGAATTTATGCACTGTACGTGATGTTCTATCCGCAATTGGTGGCGGGACCCATAGAACGTCCGCAAAATATTTTACCGCAGTTTTATGAAAAAAAGGAATTTAATTACGACGATGTCACCAATGGATTAAAATTGATGCTCTGGGGATTCTTTAAAAAGATTGTGATTGCCGATCGGCTTGCTGAGCTTGTTTCTACTGTATATGGCAGTCCTGAATCGTACAGTGGCACTCCTTTAATTATTGCGACTGTATTTTTTACCTTTCAAATTTATTGTGACTTTTCGGGATATTCTGACATAGCCATTGGCGCGGCGCGGGTGATGGGCTTCACCTTAATGCAGAATTTTAACCGTCCCTATATTTCTTCTTCTGTTTCTGAATTCTGGACACGCTGGCACATTTCTTTGTCCACCTGGTTTAAAGATTATTTATACATTCCACTTGGAGGCAACAGAGTTAAGATTCCGAGACTCTATTTTAATTTGTTTGTAGTGTTTTTAATCAGCGGACTCTGGCATGGAGCTAACCTTACTTATATTTTATGGGGCGCGCTACACGGTACTTTTTTAGTGCTGGCTTTAATGACAAAAAACATGAGGGCCACTTTTACCGCCAGACTGCAACTGAATCATTTCCCCAGACTTTTGAGAGGTATAAACGTTGCCATTACCTTTTGCCTGGTGAGTTTTGCCTGGATTTTTTTCCGTGCTGAAACAGTTCAGGATGCGTTTTATATTTCATCACATCTTTTTCAGAATATAAAACTGCAGTCAGGAGGCTTTAACATGGGGCTTGATCGCAGCCAGTTTTTTATTGCCATTGCATCGATTCTTCTTTTAATCTTAATTGAATTCTGGTACAAGGAAAATCTGCTCACTGCTATTAACCGTCAGAGTGCTGTTGTTCGCTGGCTGAGTTACTATTTTATTGCTTTTATCATTTTATTATTTGCTAATTCAAGTTCCTCTCAATTTATTTATTTCCAATTCTGA
- a CDS encoding toxin HipA — protein MITSAFITLWGQRVGAIAWNTETQVGSFEYDPAFLKTGLDPAPVKMPREHAEKKIFRFPELRTLKTFRGLPGLLADVLPDKYGNALINAWLAREGRASDSLNPVELLCFIGSRGMGALEFEPVIPKANNTVTKIEISNLLQVADAILSGKKDFSGKLKAEEKKTLLDVLKIGTSAGGARAKAVIAYNSKTKEVRSGQANAPKGFSHWIIKFDGIHDSQFGSSHGYGRVEMAYYLMAKDCGIEMMESQLLEENNRAHFMTKRFDRVEGQEKLHVQSFCAMRHFDFNEVSLYSYEQLFETMRMLRLPYPQAEQLFRRMVFNVMARNCDDHTKNFAFLMNPSGNWSLSPAFDVCHAYRPESTWVSQHALSVNGKRQTILRSDLLEVASQMTIKKPEKIIDQVAAVVNNWASYAKQVNVESKLLKAIEKTLILL, from the coding sequence ATGATTACGAGTGCATTTATAACTCTTTGGGGACAACGCGTAGGAGCTATTGCTTGGAATACCGAAACCCAGGTGGGTTCTTTTGAATACGATCCTGCTTTTTTAAAAACAGGCTTAGATCCTGCTCCGGTTAAAATGCCAAGGGAGCATGCTGAAAAAAAAATCTTTAGATTTCCTGAATTAAGAACGCTTAAAACGTTCAGGGGGCTTCCCGGTTTGCTTGCGGATGTTTTGCCGGACAAATATGGCAACGCTCTTATCAATGCCTGGCTGGCTCGCGAAGGTCGGGCTTCGGATAGTTTAAACCCCGTGGAGTTACTTTGTTTTATTGGAAGCCGCGGAATGGGCGCTTTGGAATTTGAACCTGTTATTCCTAAAGCAAATAATACCGTTACAAAAATCGAGATCAGTAATTTACTTCAGGTTGCGGATGCTATACTCTCAGGTAAAAAAGATTTTAGTGGAAAATTAAAAGCAGAAGAAAAGAAAACTTTGCTCGATGTTTTAAAAATTGGAACCTCTGCCGGGGGAGCCCGAGCAAAAGCCGTTATAGCCTATAATTCAAAGACAAAAGAAGTCAGAAGCGGGCAAGCGAATGCTCCCAAGGGATTTAGTCACTGGATAATCAAATTTGATGGAATACACGACTCACAGTTTGGCTCTTCGCATGGTTATGGAAGAGTTGAAATGGCTTATTACCTCATGGCAAAAGATTGCGGCATTGAGATGATGGAAAGTCAACTCCTGGAAGAAAATAACAGAGCACACTTTATGACTAAACGCTTCGATAGGGTCGAAGGCCAGGAAAAATTACATGTGCAAAGCTTTTGTGCCATGCGTCATTTCGATTTTAATGAAGTAAGCCTTTATAGCTACGAACAACTTTTTGAAACTATGCGTATGTTGCGCCTGCCCTATCCGCAAGCTGAACAGCTTTTTCGCAGGATGGTATTTAACGTGATGGCCCGCAACTGCGACGATCATACTAAAAATTTTGCCTTTCTGATGAACCCGTCTGGTAACTGGTCCTTATCACCAGCGTTTGATGTTTGTCATGCTTATCGTCCCGAAAGCACCTGGGTGAGTCAGCACGCGCTCAGCGTAAATGGAAAACGCCAGACTATTTTAAGAAGTGATCTTTTAGAAGTTGCTTCGCAAATGACCATAAAAAAACCGGAAAAAATTATTGACCAGGTTGCTGCAGTCGTTAATAACTGGGCTAGTTATGCAAAGCAGGTTAATGTAGAAAGCAAGCTGCTAAAAGCTATTGAGAAAACGCTCATCTTACTGTAA
- a CDS encoding transcriptional regulator, giving the protein MSDKINIYTQALGDTAYLARLGEFVKQHRLDQNKTQSQLALESGINRSTLIEFEKGKRINLITFIQLLRSLNLLYMLDPFIVQQELSPLQLAELEMAKRKRASKLRSPASKPKPKSDW; this is encoded by the coding sequence ATGTCGGATAAAATAAACATCTACACCCAGGCTTTAGGCGACACAGCTTATCTTGCCCGTCTTGGTGAATTCGTTAAACAGCACCGCCTCGATCAAAATAAGACGCAGAGTCAGTTGGCCTTAGAATCTGGCATCAATCGTTCTACGCTTATCGAGTTTGAAAAAGGTAAACGGATTAACCTTATTACTTTTATTCAGCTCCTGAGGTCTCTTAATCTTCTGTACATGCTCGACCCTTTTATTGTACAACAAGAGCTTAGTCCTCTGCAATTGGCGGAACTTGAAATGGCAAAACGTAAAAGGGCGTCGAAATTAAGATCCCCTGCTTCTAAACCAAAACCCAAATCTGACTGGTAA
- a CDS encoding radical SAM protein, which translates to MENLATVDNFMKGRGAQVNTHNKFFKQQYVQDHVEGLDEEFLVKEKTEIIYTWPKAIVNKVESDDLGFGYSMNPYQGCEHGCIYCYARNTHEFWGYSAGLDFERKILVKKNAIELLEKTFSKKSWKPKPIMLSGNTDCYQPIERELEITRNILKTCLKYKHPVSVITKNSLIKRDLDILAQLAEHNLVHVMVSITGTDEKVRQLLEPRTASYKSRFNVIETLAKYKIPCGVMVAPIIPGINSHDVASVLEQAGAAGATAAGMTIVRLNGAVGDIFKDWLFKSFPDRAEKVWTQICDCHGGNVNDSRFGVRMRGEGKIADSIVQLFKISKAKYIKTRDDFKLNCEDFNYKANDIQLSLF; encoded by the coding sequence ATGGAAAACCTTGCAACAGTAGACAATTTTATGAAAGGGCGCGGCGCCCAGGTGAACACGCATAATAAATTTTTTAAGCAGCAGTATGTGCAGGACCATGTAGAAGGTCTGGACGAAGAATTTTTAGTAAAAGAAAAAACCGAAATTATTTACACCTGGCCCAAAGCCATCGTGAATAAAGTGGAGAGTGATGATTTAGGTTTCGGGTATTCTATGAATCCCTACCAGGGTTGTGAGCATGGCTGCATTTATTGTTACGCTCGAAACACGCATGAATTCTGGGGTTACAGCGCAGGGTTGGATTTTGAAAGAAAGATCCTGGTAAAGAAAAACGCGATAGAACTCCTGGAAAAAACGTTTAGTAAAAAAAGCTGGAAGCCTAAACCTATTATGCTTTCGGGTAATACCGACTGTTACCAGCCCATAGAAAGAGAGTTGGAAATTACGCGTAACATTTTAAAGACTTGTTTAAAATACAAACATCCCGTTTCGGTGATCACCAAAAATTCTCTTATTAAAAGGGATCTCGATATTTTAGCGCAGTTGGCCGAACATAATTTGGTACATGTGATGGTGTCTATTACCGGCACAGATGAAAAGGTAAGACAGCTTTTAGAGCCACGCACAGCCAGTTATAAAAGTCGTTTTAATGTGATTGAAACTTTGGCTAAATATAAAATTCCCTGTGGTGTGATGGTGGCACCTATTATTCCGGGGATTAATTCGCACGACGTAGCGAGTGTTTTAGAACAAGCCGGTGCAGCGGGCGCCACAGCAGCGGGCATGACGATAGTGCGTTTGAACGGAGCGGTTGGAGATATTTTTAAAGATTGGTTATTTAAGAGCTTTCCCGATAGGGCCGAGAAGGTATGGACGCAAATTTGTGATTGTCATGGTGGAAATGTGAACGATAGCCGGTTCGGCGTGAGAATGCGCGGCGAAGGAAAAATTGCCGACTCTATTGTGCAATTGTTTAAAATATCGAAAGCGAAGTACATAAAAACGCGTGATGATTTTAAATTGAATTGCGAGGATTTTAATTACAAAGCGAATGATATACAGTTGAGTTTGTTCTGA
- a CDS encoding short-chain dehydrogenase, producing the protein MKTLEKKVALITGAGSGIGRAIALLYASEGAKIVVSDVDEKGGNETVSQIKAKGGEAIFVTANTAKAEDSEKVVKEAVKQFGALHIAVNNAGIGGPQGLTGEYPVEGWDKVISVNLSGVFYGLRYQIPALLAAGGGNIINIASILGKVGTKGSPAYVASKHGVIGLTEAAAVEYADQKIRINSIGPGYIVTPLLTNTLDKATMTSLEKLHPMGRLGTSEEVAELALWLASDKASFVTGAYYNVDGGYLAQ; encoded by the coding sequence ATGAAAACATTAGAAAAAAAAGTAGCGCTTATAACCGGTGCCGGATCAGGTATTGGCAGAGCCATCGCATTGTTATATGCTTCTGAAGGAGCAAAAATTGTTGTGTCGGACGTAGACGAAAAAGGCGGGAACGAAACCGTTTCTCAAATAAAAGCAAAAGGCGGGGAAGCCATTTTTGTAACAGCCAACACAGCAAAAGCAGAAGACAGTGAGAAAGTGGTGAAAGAAGCCGTGAAACAATTTGGAGCGCTTCACATTGCGGTGAACAATGCCGGCATCGGCGGTCCACAAGGTCTTACAGGAGAATATCCTGTTGAAGGTTGGGACAAGGTGATCTCGGTTAATTTATCAGGAGTGTTTTATGGTTTGCGTTACCAAATACCGGCGCTATTGGCAGCAGGTGGCGGCAACATCATAAACATAGCCTCTATTCTTGGAAAAGTAGGAACAAAAGGCTCTCCGGCTTATGTCGCCTCTAAACATGGTGTAATAGGTTTAACCGAAGCAGCAGCTGTTGAATATGCAGATCAGAAAATCCGCATCAACTCTATAGGGCCCGGTTACATAGTAACACCTCTGCTCACAAATACGCTGGACAAAGCAACCATGACTTCGTTAGAAAAATTACACCCCATGGGAAGATTGGGAACATCGGAAGAAGTAGCAGAACTAGCTTTGTGGTTAGCTTCCGACAAAGCCTCTTTCGTAACCGGCGCATACTACAATGTAGATGGCGGTTACCTCGCACAGTAA
- a CDS encoding regulator, with product MKDLKIVLVEDDSWYAELLKHHLSLNPDYEVSIALNAKQCLDELHKKPGIICLDFDLPDMKGDLVLEQIHAYDPSIPVIIISGQENMSVAVNFLKAGAKDYIIKNKDTKEALWNAILKLRENIELKKEVEELKVQLEQKHSFEKSIIGQSAAIKKTFSLVEKAIASSISISITGETGTGKEVFAKAIHYNSERKKKPFVAVNMAAIPSELIESELFGYEKGAFTGANNRKIGKFEEAGDGTLFLDEIAELNLHLQTKILRALQEREIVRVGGNERIKWNARLITATHKNLVDEVKKGTFREDLFYRVMGLPINLPPLRERGQDILVLARFFAENFAKENKLKVLNFSKAATAKLMQYTFPGNVRELKAVIELACVMSNGIELTEEDINFYKVNSDDLFTGEEKSLREYNLDIVHFFLKKYNNDVLEVARRLSMGKTTIYTMLKQQNASFT from the coding sequence ATGAAAGATTTAAAAATTGTTTTAGTAGAAGATGATTCCTGGTACGCTGAGTTACTAAAGCATCATTTATCGCTTAATCCAGATTATGAAGTGAGCATTGCCCTTAACGCGAAACAATGTCTCGATGAACTGCATAAAAAGCCGGGAATTATTTGTCTTGATTTTGATCTTCCCGACATGAAAGGCGACTTAGTGTTGGAGCAGATCCATGCCTACGATCCCTCTATTCCCGTTATCATTATCAGTGGCCAGGAGAATATGAGCGTGGCTGTAAATTTTCTAAAAGCCGGGGCAAAAGATTACATTATTAAAAACAAGGATACAAAAGAAGCGCTCTGGAATGCGATCTTAAAATTACGCGAGAACATTGAACTTAAAAAAGAAGTAGAAGAGCTTAAAGTACAACTCGAACAGAAACATAGTTTTGAGAAAAGTATCATTGGCCAAAGTGCCGCAATTAAAAAAACATTTTCGCTCGTAGAAAAAGCCATTGCCTCAAGCATTAGCATTTCTATTACAGGAGAGACAGGCACGGGAAAAGAAGTGTTTGCAAAAGCCATACATTACAACAGTGAGCGAAAGAAAAAACCTTTTGTAGCTGTGAACATGGCCGCCATTCCATCAGAATTAATCGAAAGCGAATTGTTCGGCTATGAGAAAGGCGCCTTTACGGGAGCTAACAACCGTAAGATTGGAAAATTTGAGGAAGCAGGAGACGGCACTTTATTTTTAGATGAAATTGCAGAGCTCAACCTTCACTTACAAACCAAGATACTGCGGGCTTTACAGGAACGGGAAATAGTAAGGGTAGGAGGGAACGAGCGCATCAAATGGAATGCACGTCTGATAACAGCTACGCATAAAAATCTGGTGGACGAAGTAAAAAAAGGAACTTTCAGAGAAGATCTTTTTTACCGCGTGATGGGTTTGCCTATAAACTTACCACCTTTACGGGAGCGGGGACAAGACATCCTGGTACTTGCACGATTTTTTGCAGAAAACTTTGCCAAAGAAAATAAATTAAAAGTCTTAAACTTTTCAAAAGCAGCCACTGCCAAATTAATGCAGTACACCTTTCCTGGAAATGTGCGCGAGTTAAAAGCTGTTATAGAACTCGCTTGCGTGATGAGCAACGGCATTGAATTAACCGAAGAAGATATCAATTTTTACAAGGTAAACTCCGACGATCTTTTCACCGGCGAAGAAAAATCTTTGCGCGAATACAATCTGGATATTGTACACTTCTTTTTAAAGAAATACAATAACGATGTGCTGGAAGTAGCCCGGCGCCTGAGTATGGGTAAAACCACCATTTATACAATGTTAAAGCAACAAAACGCTAGTTTCACTTAA
- a CDS encoding response regulator, which yields MVIYYEIEIMKSKDPLKIFVIDDDVMTLNLLLQHLKNIGYNDVTPFEKEHNGLNSLCFKPDVIFIDYQLELLDGLELLKRIRRTHPTTYIVMLSGQSNIDVVVNCFRYGAFDYIIKNSNQESRIKQVLDKINEERKKNDEEKSLFQKIKNLF from the coding sequence ATGGTTATCTACTACGAAATAGAAATCATGAAAAGTAAAGACCCCCTTAAAATTTTCGTAATCGACGACGATGTAATGACGCTTAACTTGTTGTTACAACATTTAAAAAATATTGGGTACAACGATGTAACCCCTTTTGAGAAAGAACATAACGGACTTAACAGCCTCTGCTTTAAACCGGATGTGATATTTATTGACTACCAATTGGAATTGCTGGACGGTCTGGAGCTCTTAAAAAGAATTCGCAGAACACACCCAACGACTTATATCGTCATGCTTTCAGGCCAGTCAAATATCGACGTGGTTGTAAACTGTTTCAGATATGGAGCTTTCGATTACATTATCAAAAACAGCAACCAGGAAAGTCGCATTAAACAAGTACTGGATAAAATAAATGAGGAGAGAAAAAAAAATGACGAAGAGAAATCGCTGTTTCAAAAGATCAAGAACTTATTTTAA
- a CDS encoding iron-binding protein: MSKTKITVNNNGSLRLEGDFEIVDKTGNSYDLGGREIVSLCRCGMSKNKPFCDGAHNGHFEHEATAFALPPKK; the protein is encoded by the coding sequence ATGTCTAAAACTAAAATCACAGTAAACAACAACGGATCCCTGCGCCTGGAAGGTGATTTTGAAATAGTGGATAAAACCGGAAACTCTTATGATCTGGGCGGACGTGAAATCGTTTCTCTTTGCCGTTGCGGCATGTCAAAAAACAAACCCTTTTGCGATGGAGCTCATAACGGGCATTTCGAGCACGAGGCTACTGCTTTTGCATTGCCTCCAAAAAAATAA